A region of Trichocoleus sp. FACHB-46 DNA encodes the following proteins:
- a CDS encoding CsbD family protein, with amino-acid sequence MSAEDRAKAAGKNIEGKAQEAWGNITGDPKDQAEGQAKQVESQAQHAKEDIKDNIKKAID; translated from the coding sequence ATGAGTGCAGAAGATAGAGCTAAAGCAGCTGGCAAAAATATTGAAGGCAAAGCTCAAGAAGCTTGGGGAAATATAACGGGCGATCCTAAAGACCAAGCAGAAGGACAAGCCAAGCAAGTTGAGTCTCAAGCTCAGCACGCTAAAGAAGACATCAAAGATAACATCAAGAAAGCAATTGACTAG